The Castanea sativa cultivar Marrone di Chiusa Pesio chromosome 11, ASM4071231v1 genome contains a region encoding:
- the LOC142617998 gene encoding interactor of constitutive active ROPs 4-like: MPRSRGTDVPQRQSPRGPNPLRTSSSDSDSLHHRSITDRSPKLGDRRSPRGAQSDPVSQKKLGTRIADLESQLGQAQEELRILKDQLASAEAAKKEAQEELEKKTLKPVVPEPVEIQGKDPPTEIQECNKSDSHPLDEGLDENLQDTDVFEVPVEKVTVDEPKIEHSQLTDKVEKDTKTVDLSTEAPPANPEVEKQSCHDLALKDDEINMLKVKLEEKEKELEVFTQENEKLRNELTEAALKVSSTQTKEEETALRLSQLGEELKTSKETAAQQNEKLKAVEEAKEALEAEMKKLRVQTEQWRKAADAAAAVLAGGVEMNGRISERCVSMDKHFGGVFEPPTGGYTSFVGSPGMGDDLDGFGSGKRKGSGIRMFGDLWKKKGQK, from the exons ATGCCAAGATCAAG GGGGACAGATGTACCTCAAAGGCAGTCTCCTCGAGGCCCAAATCCACTCAGGACATCAAGTTCAGATTCAGATTCACTGCATCATCGATCAATTACTGACCGGAGTCCTAAACTAGGGGATCGTAGGTCCCCAAGAGGTGCCCAATCTGATCCTGTAAGCCAGAAGAAACTTGGTACCCGCATTGCAGATTTAGAATCTCAACTTGGGCAAGCACAAGAAGAGCTAAGGATTTTGAAAGACCAATTGGCTTCAGCTGAGGCTGCAAAGAAAGAAGCACAGGAAGAATTAGAGAAGAAAACTTTGAAGCCGGTTGTTCCAGAACCAGTGGAAATCCAAGGAAAGGACCCTCCAACAGAAATTCAAGAATGTAACAAAAGTGACAGCCACCCCCTGGATGAAGGTCTAGATGAGAACCTTCAGGACACTGATGTTTTTGAAGTTCCAGTGGAGAAAGTGACAGTTGATGAGCCCAAGATTGAACACAGCCAGCTGACTGATAAAGTTGAAAAGGATACCAAAACAGTTGACTTATCAACTGAAGCTCCACCAGCAAATCCTGAGGTGGAGAAACAATCCTGTCATGACTTGGCTCTGAAGGACGACGAGATAAATATGCTAAAAGTCAAGTtagaagagaaggaaaaggaaCTGGAGGTCTTCACACAAGAAAATGAGAAGCTGAGAAATGAGCTGACTGAAGCTGCTTTAAAAGTATCATCAACTCaaaccaaagaagaagaaacagcCTTGAGGTTGAGCCAACTGGGAGAAGAGCtgaaaacaagtaaagaaactGCAGCTCAGCAGAATGAGAAGCTGAAAGCTGTGGAAGAAGCAAAGGAGGCATTGGAGGCAGAGATGAAGAAGCTGAGAGTACAGACAGAGCAGTGGAGAAAAGCTGCAGATGCTGCAGCAGCAGTGCTTGCTGGGGGTGTGGAGATGAATGGAAGGATCTCTGAGAGGTGTGTATCCATGGATAAGCATTTTGGCGGTGTGTTTGAGCCACCAACTGGTGGATACACTAGCTTTGTGGGATCACCTGGGATGGGTGATGATTTAGATGGTTTCGGAAGTGGAAAGCGGAAAGGTTCTGGGATTAGAATGTTTGGAGACTTGTGGAAAAAGAAAGGCCAGAAATGA